A section of the Verrucomicrobium sp. GAS474 genome encodes:
- a CDS encoding methyl-accepting chemotaxis protein, with amino-acid sequence MENWTIRKRVLFGFSLLLALALLIGVFGINRISGVHDDVERIAEDWTPSVEALVDIQTAVNDLRRGNVRLLLSAVTGASEEIKTGLAQTASGQADLNRMIADYKKQVDEDIGEGKLYDDVLATKAVYFKAIDGVSAFVDKGQPKEAMDEWKQNMIPAGTNFVKALRAEIDFNRVHLRETSATSNKKARDGMLAIWVALALVVVVAIAMGSFIVRGINESLNRISVTLRGSSDQVASASGQVAGSSQSLAEGASEQAASIEETSASIEEISSMTRKNAESAEHARTISTRTRSAAEEGVARTDEMRDATTAIQQASVAMGSAINDIKKSSDDVSKILKTIDEIAFQTNILALNAAVEAARAGEAGAGFAVVAEEVRSLAQRSADAAKETARMIDASVAQSVRGVDVNRQVAARIEEIARKSEGVSESLGAIVSGVREVDDLVSGIATASKEQSLGLSQITTAIEQMDKVTQANASGAEQTSAAAQELQQQAVELQGAVGALLALVNGEGAEVSHHASAPVQKRHVVATQARVSSGIPMPGARTESKALRSSSGFTGE; translated from the coding sequence ATGGAAAATTGGACGATTCGGAAGCGGGTTCTGTTTGGCTTCTCACTCTTGCTCGCGCTCGCCCTGCTGATCGGCGTCTTCGGGATCAACCGCATCTCGGGGGTTCATGATGATGTGGAACGAATTGCCGAGGATTGGACTCCCTCGGTCGAGGCCCTGGTCGACATCCAGACGGCTGTCAACGACCTGCGCCGGGGCAATGTTCGCCTCCTTCTGAGCGCGGTAACGGGAGCTTCGGAAGAGATCAAGACGGGCCTCGCCCAGACCGCTTCGGGCCAGGCCGATCTGAACAGGATGATCGCGGATTACAAGAAACAGGTCGATGAGGACATCGGGGAGGGGAAGCTTTACGACGATGTCCTGGCGACGAAGGCGGTCTATTTCAAGGCGATCGACGGAGTCTCGGCTTTCGTCGACAAGGGCCAGCCGAAGGAGGCGATGGACGAGTGGAAGCAAAACATGATTCCTGCGGGGACCAATTTCGTCAAAGCCCTCAGGGCCGAGATCGATTTTAACCGGGTCCACCTGCGAGAAACTTCGGCGACGAGCAACAAGAAGGCGCGCGACGGCATGCTGGCGATCTGGGTGGCGCTGGCCCTCGTCGTCGTCGTGGCGATTGCCATGGGCTCCTTCATCGTCCGGGGCATCAATGAATCGCTGAACCGGATCAGCGTGACGCTGCGGGGGAGTTCCGATCAGGTGGCGAGCGCCTCCGGCCAGGTCGCCGGGAGCAGCCAAAGCCTCGCCGAGGGAGCGAGCGAGCAGGCGGCGAGCATCGAGGAGACGAGCGCTAGCATCGAGGAGATCTCCAGCATGACGCGGAAGAACGCCGAGAGCGCCGAGCACGCGCGGACGATCTCGACCCGGACGCGGAGCGCCGCGGAGGAGGGGGTCGCCCGGACGGACGAGATGAGGGACGCGACCACGGCGATCCAGCAGGCGAGCGTCGCGATGGGATCGGCGATCAACGACATCAAGAAATCGAGCGACGATGTCTCGAAGATCCTGAAGACGATCGACGAGATCGCGTTCCAGACGAACATCCTCGCCCTGAACGCTGCCGTCGAGGCGGCTCGGGCGGGCGAGGCCGGGGCCGGGTTCGCCGTGGTGGCCGAGGAAGTCCGCTCCCTCGCCCAGCGCAGCGCCGACGCGGCGAAGGAGACCGCCCGGATGATCGACGCCTCGGTGGCGCAGAGCGTCCGTGGCGTCGACGTGAACCGGCAGGTGGCGGCCCGCATCGAGGAAATCGCGCGGAAGTCCGAAGGGGTCAGCGAGAGCCTCGGGGCGATCGTCTCCGGTGTCCGGGAGGTCGATGACCTCGTCTCGGGCATCGCCACGGCCTCGAAAGAGCAGAGCCTCGGCCTCAGCCAGATCACGACGGCGATCGAGCAGATGGACAAGGTGACCCAGGCCAACGCCTCGGGCGCCGAGCAGACCTCCGCCGCCGCGCAGGAGCTCCAGCAGCAGGCGGTCGAGCTCCAGGGGGCGGTCGGCGCTTTGTTGGCGCTAGTGAACGGAGAGGGTGCGGAAGTCTCCCATCATGCCTCGGCCCCCGTCCAGAAGCGGCACGTGGTGGCGACCCAGGCCCGGGTTTCCTCCGGCATCCCGATGCCGGGAGCGCGGACGGAGAGCAAGGCGTTGCGGTCTTCCTCCGGGTTTACCGGGGAGTAG
- a CDS encoding methyl-accepting chemotaxis protein: MKNWTIRKRVIFGFALVIGLSIVIGLFAINRISGLKSDIDDIATNWTPSVNALTKIESQVGTLRRENLLMLLTAATVSIDAGQEVSKKVVQEEADLAKMIADYKTLVEGDTGEMKLYEEMAATSKPYFDAINEVSALLRSGQLSAAEELRAKKASPAGNALVKAIDAEVEFNQSHLTNQANLSNKVASMAVMGIGIGLGVSVGLALLIGIAIVSGVNLSLNRIGEILKGSSSQVASSSGQVSSSSQSLAEGASQQAASIEETSASIEEISSMTRKNAESADHARTISAETRNAAEQGVARTHEMKTATQAILTASREMGSAIQDIKKSSDDVSKIIKTIDEIAFQTNILALNAAVEAARAGEAGAGFAVVAEEVRSLAQRSANAAKETARMIEASAAQSLRGVEVNTQVSMRIDEISRKSEGVAQSLEEIVGRVREVDELVSSIAMASKEQSTGLTQITIAIEQMDKVTQSTAAAAEETSAAAQEMNNQAGEMEGAVGSLMGLINGGAGTGAVPVRQAIPLPSRPAASLPKNSHGVRQSPRLTAVKASIPFQGE, from the coding sequence ATGAAAAACTGGACGATTCGTAAGCGGGTGATTTTCGGCTTTGCGTTGGTGATCGGCCTTTCGATCGTGATCGGACTTTTTGCGATCAACCGGATTTCCGGGCTGAAGAGCGACATTGATGATATCGCCACGAACTGGACGCCCTCGGTCAACGCCCTGACCAAGATCGAAAGCCAGGTGGGTACCTTGCGGCGGGAGAATCTGCTGATGCTTCTGACGGCGGCGACGGTTTCGATCGACGCGGGTCAGGAGGTGTCAAAGAAGGTTGTCCAGGAGGAAGCCGACTTGGCGAAAATGATCGCCGATTACAAGACCTTGGTCGAAGGGGATACCGGGGAAATGAAGCTCTATGAGGAGATGGCTGCGACCAGCAAGCCCTACTTCGACGCCATCAACGAAGTGAGCGCCCTCCTGAGGTCGGGGCAGCTCAGCGCCGCCGAGGAACTGCGCGCCAAGAAAGCCTCTCCGGCGGGGAACGCTCTGGTGAAGGCGATCGATGCTGAGGTGGAATTCAACCAGTCTCACCTGACCAATCAGGCCAACCTGAGCAATAAGGTCGCCTCGATGGCCGTCATGGGCATCGGTATCGGCCTGGGAGTCTCGGTCGGCCTCGCCCTCCTGATCGGCATTGCCATCGTGAGCGGCGTCAATCTCTCTCTGAACCGGATCGGGGAGATCCTGAAAGGAAGCTCCAGCCAGGTGGCGAGCTCCTCCGGGCAGGTTTCCAGCAGCAGCCAGAGCCTCGCCGAGGGGGCCAGCCAGCAGGCGGCGAGCATCGAGGAGACGAGCGCCAGCATCGAGGAAATCTCCAGCATGACGCGGAAGAACGCCGAGAGCGCCGATCATGCCCGGACGATCTCGGCCGAGACCCGGAACGCCGCGGAGCAGGGCGTCGCCCGCACCCACGAAATGAAGACCGCGACCCAGGCGATCCTCACGGCGAGCCGCGAGATGGGTTCCGCGATCCAGGATATCAAGAAATCGAGCGACGATGTCTCGAAGATCATCAAGACGATCGACGAGATCGCGTTTCAGACGAATATCCTTGCCCTGAATGCCGCCGTCGAGGCGGCCCGGGCGGGCGAAGCCGGCGCCGGATTCGCCGTGGTGGCGGAGGAGGTTCGTTCCCTCGCCCAGCGGAGCGCCAATGCGGCGAAGGAAACGGCGCGGATGATCGAGGCCTCCGCGGCCCAGAGCCTGCGCGGCGTCGAGGTGAATACTCAGGTGTCGATGCGCATCGATGAAATTTCGCGGAAATCGGAGGGAGTTGCCCAGAGCCTCGAGGAGATCGTCGGCCGGGTGCGCGAGGTCGATGAGTTGGTTTCCAGCATCGCGATGGCCTCGAAGGAGCAATCGACGGGGCTGACCCAGATCACGATCGCCATCGAGCAGATGGACAAGGTCACCCAGTCGACGGCCGCCGCCGCCGAAGAGACCTCGGCTGCCGCCCAGGAAATGAACAACCAGGCCGGGGAAATGGAAGGGGCAGTCGGGTCCCTCATGGGCCTGATCAATGGCGGTGCCGGGACGGGGGCGGTGCCTGTTCGCCAGGCCATCCCACTCCCCTCCCGTCCGGCGGCATCGCTGCCGAAAAATAGCCACGGGGTCCGGCAATCCCCCCGCTTGACGGCAGTCAAAGCGTCGATTCCCTTTCAGGGGGAGTGA
- a CDS encoding NAD+ synthase has translation MKIGLLQLNSTIGDFSGNVSKLLEGYEKLVKEGADIVVTPELYLCGYASRDLFLRPDFIEATQLALRQVVKETAHGEASLCVGFAERNPVRPGRPLWNSVAWIHRGQIVQTIHKTLLPTYDVFDEDRYFEPAKSAALVRWQDRLIGVTICEDIWNDNDFWPEADRRYHYDPVRNLAVAGAQLILNLSASPWYAGKQTTRNAMLSRIAQDEGVPIVQVNLVGGNDELVFDGQSTVFDATGHLLHAAPSFAEATSTVDLSSPAPVETVTLSPEEKLYRAIALGLRDYVEKCGFKSVALGLSGGIDSAVVAALAVEALGKENVHGYSLPSRHSSPGSLDDARKLAENLGIPLHVVPIADSVETLEKTLGPLFQGKEADATEENIQARLRGVLLMALSNKFGHLILTTGNKSEISVGYCTLYGDMCGALAPIGDLWKTEVYALARWINREKEFIPAASITKPPSAELRPNQTDQDSLPDYAVLDAILQASLVDHKSRLELIDMGHAPELVDDILRKIRVSEYKRQQAAPVLKVSPRAFGTGRRIPIAHRFKG, from the coding sequence ATGAAAATCGGCCTCCTTCAGCTCAACTCCACTATCGGAGATTTTTCCGGAAATGTTAGCAAGCTTCTCGAAGGCTACGAAAAACTCGTCAAGGAAGGGGCCGACATCGTCGTCACGCCGGAGCTCTATCTCTGCGGCTACGCCTCGCGCGACCTCTTCCTCCGTCCCGACTTCATCGAGGCGACCCAGCTCGCCCTGAGGCAGGTTGTCAAGGAAACCGCCCACGGAGAGGCCTCCCTCTGCGTCGGCTTCGCCGAGCGGAACCCGGTCCGCCCCGGGCGGCCCCTCTGGAACTCGGTCGCCTGGATCCACCGGGGCCAGATCGTCCAGACGATCCACAAGACCCTCCTCCCGACCTACGATGTCTTCGACGAGGACCGCTACTTCGAGCCGGCCAAGTCGGCCGCCCTCGTCCGCTGGCAGGACCGCCTCATCGGCGTCACCATCTGCGAGGACATCTGGAACGACAACGATTTCTGGCCCGAGGCCGATCGCCGCTACCATTACGATCCCGTCCGCAACCTCGCCGTCGCGGGAGCCCAGCTCATCCTCAATCTCTCGGCTTCCCCGTGGTACGCCGGGAAGCAGACGACGCGGAACGCCATGCTCTCCCGCATCGCCCAGGACGAAGGGGTCCCCATCGTCCAGGTGAACCTCGTCGGCGGGAACGACGAGCTCGTCTTCGACGGCCAGAGCACCGTCTTCGACGCCACCGGCCATCTCCTCCACGCCGCCCCCTCCTTCGCGGAGGCCACCTCGACTGTCGATCTCAGCTCCCCCGCGCCGGTCGAGACGGTTACCCTCTCCCCGGAGGAGAAGCTCTACCGCGCCATCGCCCTCGGCCTCCGGGATTACGTCGAGAAATGCGGCTTCAAGTCGGTCGCCCTCGGTCTCTCCGGCGGGATCGACTCGGCCGTCGTCGCCGCCCTCGCGGTCGAGGCCCTCGGCAAGGAGAACGTCCACGGCTATTCCCTCCCCTCCCGCCATTCGAGCCCCGGCAGCCTCGACGACGCCCGGAAGCTGGCGGAGAACCTCGGCATCCCCCTCCACGTCGTCCCGATCGCCGACTCGGTCGAGACGTTGGAGAAGACCCTCGGCCCCCTCTTCCAGGGGAAAGAGGCCGACGCCACCGAGGAGAACATCCAGGCCCGCCTGCGCGGTGTCCTCCTGATGGCGCTCTCGAACAAATTCGGCCACCTGATCCTGACGACGGGAAACAAATCGGAGATCTCCGTCGGCTATTGCACCCTTTACGGCGACATGTGCGGCGCCCTCGCCCCGATCGGCGACCTGTGGAAGACCGAGGTTTATGCCCTCGCCCGCTGGATCAACCGGGAGAAGGAATTCATCCCCGCCGCCTCGATCACGAAGCCCCCCAGCGCCGAACTCCGCCCGAACCAGACCGACCAGGACAGCCTTCCCGATTACGCCGTCCTCGACGCGATCCTCCAGGCCAGCCTCGTCGACCACAAGAGCCGCCTGGAGCTGATCGACATGGGCCATGCGCCCGAACTCGTCGACGACATCCTGCGCAAGATCCGGGTCAGCGAATACAAGCGGCAGCAGGCCGCGCCGGTCCTCAAGGTCTCGCCCCGTGCGTTCGGCACGGGACGGCGCATCCCCATCGCCCATCGGTTCAAGGGATAG